The nucleotide sequence GCCCATCGCAGCTGAGGGAGAATGGAAAAAACATGGCGCCTGGAGACAGAGTTCCTGGGTTCTAAGACCTGGCTCTATTTCTTATCCCCTACAAGGTCTCTTGTGAAAAATGAGGTCTTTAAGTAAAATAACCCCCAAGGTTCCTTGGGAGCTCTCAATcttccatctcattttttttctaatctagCATCTAAAACAATGTATTTGTTAAACATGGGATCACATGACCATAGTTCTAGGGcagaaagggacctcaaaggtcatctagtccactcTCTCATAGGTGCAGAAAGTTACACAGAtagtgtcagaagtaggatttggacTCAGTTCTTCTGACATCAATTCCAGACTTTATTTCTCCAAATGAATAGCTAtagtagatgcttgataaatattgGTTGGGGGAGAGATGGAAATAAGCATGTCCATAAATTATGTCTCTTTTATGCCATTattcacagctagtaagtatccaaggctaaatttgaattcaagccttcctgactccagacccagtgctctaatCACTATACCACCAGCTatctgaataaatgaatatgtggattattaaatcattaaaatCCTTTGCAATTCTGAAAATCTGTGATTTGGTGCTGTCTATGATTAGGGACAACTAGgcatgacacagtggatagagcactgaacctggggtcaggaagacctgagttcaagtccagcctgaGCCACTTactaactgggcaagtcacttaaccctgtttgcctcagttcttgatctgtaaaatgaggctggagaaaatagcaaaccactccaggatctttgtcagaaaaactccaaatggggtcacaaagaattgcaCATGAATGAACCACAATGATTTGGTGATTCTCCATTCAGTTCTGAGCCTAAATTCAAGGCTTGGATAACAGCACAGATAGAAAAGTACATTTAAAAGGGGAACAAGGAGCATTCAGTCTGTTTTTCAACAAAGTGGGACTGACCACTCAGAAAAAACCAGGAGGTAATGCTATCTTCTGCTGTCCTCTCCTTTATATCTCCACCCAGTGCGGTAGGGAAGGAGTGGGGAAAACACTGAAATGAGAGGATTAGTAACTGACTCATAAAGCTGCTGTCAAAGACTTCTCAGCTTGGAATGGAAAGATAGCCACTGCGATTTAGACAAGTCCTTTGGAGCACTCCAGAGCCTCACTTCTctaatctgtaaaaaggagataatgcCTCTTTCAACTACCTCATGGGGTTGTTTACGTCAAAAAATACGTGGAAAATTTTACTTAATTGAAGGCATTATTATGAGGCACTATGTTGGGTGACTGCCTAAATTGGGAAGGAACTCTCCAAGAAAAGTAGGTAAACCTGTGCTTTTTGCATATTTAAAGACGtagtggaagggaaagaaaggcacAGGCCAGTGGCCAGCTACCTCCTCTGACAATCTGGGACAGTTTTCTTGGTGGAGAATGAAGGATCTTGGGAATAGTCAGAACAATTCAAAGACCCTCCAGCCTTAGAGCCCTCCCTAGAGATCAGGCCACTTCATCTTCTCAGGTTTCCCATCCATTTCCATTCTCAGGCTCATGATCCACTCTGTGCCCAAGAAGTAAGATTACTGAGATGCCTGGGAAGAAACACATTTTTGCCCCATGAATCCATCTCTGGCTGTCAAACCACACCAATACTCACTTCCTCTCTGGAGAAAGGACGCCATTCCCCAGTACTTCATTTTAAACTTGGCAGGGTCTTCTGTATCCGTGAAGGTGCCCACCATGTCCGCGCACACATTCCAGTCACTGCAAAGGGGTGAGAAAGGGAGTGTAAATAGATTCCAGCCGACGCCCCCTTCCTATCCTGTCCCTCCTCCGACCACCCTCACCTCCCCGCTCCGGGGCGAAGAGACGGCTGGGCAGAAGCTTTGGATGAGCGTGCCCAGGCCCTAGCGCTGGCAAAGGCTGGCCAGAGCTCAGGGCGAGGTGCCCAGAACCCACGCAGGTCCAGCTGGCGCGCAGAGCACGGAACTCGGACCCCACGAAGAGGGAGCACAAAGCTATTCCTGAGCGACTAACTTGAGAAGCCGGACTCTGCCCCTGGCCGTGGCTTTCATCTTGCCAGTCTCGGGTTCCACTGAGAACGTGGTGACGATGTTGTCCTGCAGGAAGAGCCCCTCAGGGTCCTTCTTGGCCATTGCGTACCAGGTCCCGGAGAACTGTAAGGAGAAGGGCAGGGGGCAAGAGAAGACCCGCTGAGTCTGCCCAGTCTAGCCCTGAGCGGGGTGCTAGGCTGGTTGGACTCAGGGGCTGGGCTGATACCTACTCGGGCCTTGTCGAAGTTTTCCATCACTCGGAAGCTGTCCACGCGGCAATCGCGCTCCGCTCGGCAGACGCCCAGCGCCAGCAGCAGCAGGAGAGCCGAAGCCCGCTGCATCCTGCTGTTCCTTTGGTCCGTCCTGGAGGGCACAAGGGAAAGGGACATCAGAGAGCCAGCTGCCCCACGCCTTCTGCCTCCCTATTTCTAAGGAGGCAAACTCCGGGGCTGGCTCGGGGACAAACTCACTCAGATGCTGCGCGCCTCAATCTGAGCGTCCGGCAGATCCTCGGGGTTGCTGTCGCAGACTGCAAAGCCAAAGCGGAGGCGCGCGGCTCACCGCCCCTTTTTATAGCACCGGGGTGGGCCGCTCTTTCGTAATTTCGCAGGGTGAAAGACCGACCGACTGACCGGCCTGGGAGTTGGGGGAGGGGTCGCGCACAGTCAAGCTCAGCAGCTGGTAGGGGGCTCGCGGAGACTGCGCTTACATAACTGTCCCCTCTGTCTGCCGTCGCCTTCCGGGGGGGGGGTGGCACCAGAAGGGGCTCATTCACCTGGATCTCTGAGGCTAGCCCACACGCGGGGGTCCTTGAGAGGGACGTCAAACCTCCCCAGTTCCAGTGGCTGGAACCTTTGGGCTGCTGCAAGAACTGAAAGAGGAGTAGAGGCGTGAGGAGCAGCCAGCCAGTAAAATCCTAAAAGCCCCACGTTCCGTTCTTCAACAGCTGTGCCCACTGGTGTGTGTCTGCGGGGTCGTAGCTTCAGTGGCAAAAGGCCCTTTTGCAACCCTGGCAGAAGAAAGCCGGTTCCTCAGAAGCGTTAGGTCTACAGACCCTGTGGAAATCAGTGTGGTCATCATGCTATTAGTAACCATAGAGCTAACGTTgtcaaaggtttcccttctctccctagaGGACAAATTACGAAAGTTATTAGGAGAATTTCAGCAAAAGAATTTTTCATTACATaaaagatttgtttttctctccttcGGGCAAGTGGTGGTGCCCCTAGATCAATATTTGTTCGGGCCTTTCAACATCTGTAGAAACACTAAAACCCCTGTTAAATATTCTCCAGCACTGCAACCCTGGACAGTAGAGAACTTCCAATACTCAAAGCGATGACCTCCTTACTCCTTGACACAATTAGCAGGGGGAGTTAACCACTTTAGAGTTcaataggaatttgttttggttCGGTTTTTCAAAACTGCTGATCCTGGGAAGAATCTGGGGCTGAATGGGAAAGATCAGGACCTCTGTTCTGAGCCAATGAAATTCCAAAGTGTCTACACAATATTATATATTCAAATGGGCTGGATTTTTTGATTATGAAATAAATAGTTTGCTTTGACTTGGTATAGACACAGCCAAGAAGACACTGCCTTtgactaaaaggaaaagaattgacTAAGTGACCAAGAAATGGGGTCTTTCACTAAGTACTCCATAAGCTCCTCCTTTCCCTATATACTGCCAGCCTCCCTTTGTGTCATGGACCACATCTGCAGGAACCAAAAGACTCATTTGATTAAGTATCtgataagttttttaaaaaatcatttcacacCAAGATAAATAGAATAAGATGGTCGTGGCCCAGGAATGGTCCTTTTAGGCAAGTATTGGGATGATTTCAGGGTCTTCCAAAAACATATGGGAtaacttcctttttaaatatttgtttatattctcTAGCTCCTACTCCTCTTTtctcctaccccccccccctttttaaaccAAGTAAATGTTTTCCCAGGCTAagacacatttttttaattttttttaatttttaaaaaattttattttgaatattttcccatagttacatatttcatgttctttccctctccccccaacccccctaaccccccttagccgacgcacaattccactgggttttacatgtatcattgatcaagacctaattccatattattgatagttgtactagagttatcatttagtgctGAGACACATTTCTATCACTTCTCCAGTGAGAACACTAATGATTCTAGCTTTGAGGCACAGAAATAAGCTAGAACTGGATAGTTTCTTGATGGAAAGGATTCCTATCCTAAGGGGATGATCCTCTTAACCTCTGTAATCTTATAGAGAAGATCTGCAGTTCCTATGGGAAAGTGGGAAGTAGCAGAAAGAACTAGCCTGGGAGTCAGGACTATGagatctaataataataattaataacagagataaataaataatcctTTAATTAAAGAGTAATTATCCTTTtcacaaaaggaaatgaaatgacttctagtttcttttaaagtctttctaaTTTCCACCTCTGGTTCTCactttctgcatctataaaataaaaagtttgattTACATATTAagttctcttctaactctaaatgtGATTCTAAAGCGACACTAATTACACCCACCACAAgtatggggtgggggtagggaggcAGAAACAACTAATCATTTTGACAAgtgatttttataacaaaatgttTGTAACTATTGGGTACCCAGGAAAGGGGCTACTTAACCTTctgtattttcctatttttttagtTAGCCCTGATGAAATTAAGAGTTGATTTTGGCACATTTGCTCAGATTTCTTCATGATTACAAATACTTGTATATAGGTCAACCAAAGTTTCAATTTGATAGGTAAAATAAGGTTGAACCACACAGATTTAGCCccataaaaaaaattgattcctATTCCTGCAAatgaaagattattttggtaaaTTTTTGGCCCTTTAATTCTTCAATCCTTAACCCCttgccttttgttttgtttcattttggtaGGGAACTCCCTAAGACCTTGCAAGGAAGGTGGTCAAATGAATTAGGAGAGGTTGTTTCCCACTTGAAAATTTTTATTCCAATAAAGTCAAAGGTCcagtccctgtccctgtccctaaTGCTATCCATGTAAACACATTAAAAAGTTAGCTTCCTTACCATACTTTACTATGGACAGGAAGCCACTCATGGACTTCTTTGTATTTCCCTATTTTAATCTAGGAAACTCCAACTATAAAATATCTTTCCACCTGATGCAGACTAGCAACTCTTCTGTAACATTATATTAGAGAACTGTTCAGGatactaagagattaaatgattagCCTAGAGAGTTTGTGTCAGAGGGAAGATCTGAACCCATATTTAACTCCGAGGTCAGCTTTTTTCCAACTATGCTCTGCTGCATCTTTGAGTGCATTGTATGtagtaagtttttaataaatgttttgatttGAGTCTTTCCTTAGTGAAACTGATTTTTATATACCTCAAGAGATCCTCATTATGATGTTTAATTCCCTACACTGAAGCAGACTGTGTCCCATCTTCCTCTTTTATCCTATGAGATCTTTGATTCATCTTacaccttttttcttcttcattccttccatcttcttgCACTCACTGAGATCTGACTCCTTCTTGATGGCCACCAGCTTCCCTGGCCACCATTTCCAACTCTGGTTATACTTTAACTCATACTTCTGACTCATGGGTCACAGTGGGAGAATGGTGCTCCTCATTTCCCACTTTTGAAAATCCTCTACTACCATCACTCAGTAACCTTTTCTCCTTCAAGGTTCATTCAATCCATGTTTATCGCCAAATCAAGATAATGGAAATTATTACCTACTGACCTCGAGGACagtctttttccttccttaataAGTTCAGTGCCTGTCTCAAagtcttctctccttcctaaTTCCTGCTCTCATCCTAGGGGACCTCAGTTTACACAGCTTACATATTGACACTCCCTCAAACACACTAATCTTCCAGTTCCTCAACCTACACATTTCCCGACTCCATCCTACTTCAGCTATACCCAGAGATGTTTATAACCTTAATCTTGTTCAATTTCCACATTCATGAACTCTGAAGTTCTGATCATAATGGTttgtcctttccccttctcttctctcctgacCTCTAGACATACATTTCCAACTGCTTATTAGACACCTTGAATTCAACATTTTCAAAACTGAACATTTCCCCCCTCAAACACTTCCTTCTTCCTAATTTACCTATTAATTGCTAAAGTGTCCATCCAGTCATCCAGGCTCGCAACCCAAATGCCATACTCGGGTCCTCACTTTTTCTCACCTCCCCCACCattatccaatctgttgccaagacctttTATGACTACCTTTGTTACATttcatattcttcccctcctctcttcgaTATTCCCACTATCCTGGTGCATCACCTCATTCTTTGACTATTGCAATAAACTTCTGATTGGATTCctttcttcaagtctctctccttactccagtccatccttcagTCAGTTTTCAAAGTAATATCCCTAAAGCATGAATCATATAccattccccacctccaccccaccaTTCAACAAATCCAGTGGCTCTCTGttttctccaggatcaaatacaaactttttATTTGGTCTAAAGCCCTTTATAACATgccttcttcctacctttccagacttcctCTGCCATTACTCCCTATCACATATTCTGAGATCTAGTGtcactggccttcttgctcttCATCACAAGATATTCAATCTCCCAACACCCTGGATTTTCACTGGTTCTCTcccttgcctggaatgctttcaTTCCTTGtctctacctcttggcttccttcaggtctcagttAAAATCTCATCTGCAAGGAGTCATTCCTGGTCCCTTTGAACAATAATAATGCCTTCCTTTttagattatcttcaatttaacattatacttatatatgtatatgcatatatatacatatatattatttgaacatatttatttacatgttgtctcatccctttaaattgtaagttccttaaggaaaGAGActaattttgcctttctttatacctcccacacttagcatagtgcctagcatagagTAAGAACTGTATACATGTATCTTGTCATAATTTAtccatattttttcataaatcctcCATGGAAAATCTACTCAATATGCTGGAGGTTTCATCTAGGTCATTTGATTACTTCATGGGTACCAGTACAGCATTCAAATTATCcctctgttcttccttctttccttcNNNNNNNNNNNNNNNNNNNNNNNNNNNNNNNNNNNNNNNNNNNNNNNNNNNNNNNNNNNNNNNNNNNNNNNNNNNNNNNNNNNNNNNNNNNNNNNNNNNNNNNNNNNNNNNNNNNNNNNNNNNNNNNNNNNNNNNNNNNNNNNNNNNNNNNNNNNNNNNNNNNNNNNNNNNNNNNNNNNNNNNNNNNNNNNNNNNNNNNNNNNNNNNNNNNNNNNNNNNNNNNNNNNNNNNNNNNNNNNNNNNNNNNNNNNNNNNNNNNNNNNNNNNNNNNNNNNNNNNNNNNNNNNNNNNNNNNNNNNNNNNNNNNNNNNNNNNNNNNNNNNNNNNNNNNNNNNNNNNNNNNNNNNNNNNNNNNNNNNNNNNNNNNNNNNNNNNNNNNNNNNNNNNNNNNNNNNNNNNNNNNNNNNNNNNNNNNNNNNNNNNNNNNNNNNNNNNNNNNNNNNNNNNNNNNNNNNNNNNNNNNNNNNNNNNNNNNNNNNNNNNNNNNNNNNNNNNNNNNNNNNNNNNNNNNNNNNNNNNNNNNNNNNNNNNNNNNNNNNNNNNNNNNNNNNNNNNNNNNNNNNNNNNNNNNNNNNNNNNNNNNNNNNNNNNNNNNNNNNNNNNNNNNNNNNNNNNNNNNNNNNNNNNNNNNNNNNNNNNNNNNNNNNNNNNNNNNNNNNNNNNNNNNNNNNNNNNNNNNNNNNNNNNNNNNNNNNNNNNNNNNNNNNNNNNNNNNNNNNNNNNNNNNNNNNNNNNNNNNNNNNNNNNNNNNNNNNNNNNNNNNNNNNNNNNNNNNNNNNNNNNNNNNNNNNNNNNNNNNNNNNNNNNNNNNNNNNNNNNNNNNNNNNNNNNNNNNNNNNNNNNNNNNNNNNNNNNNNNNNNNNNNNNNNNNNNNNNNNNNNNNNNNNNNNNNNNNNNNNNNNNNNNNNNNNNNNNNNNNNNNNNNNNNNNNNNNNNNNNNNNNNNNNNNNNNNNNNNNNNNNNNNNNNNNNNNNNNNNNNNNNNNNNNNNNNNNNNNNNNNNNNNNNNNNNNNNNNNNNNNNNNNNNNNNNNNNNNNNNNNNNNNNNNNNNNNNNNNNNNNNNNNNNNNNNNNNNNNNNNNNNNNNNNNNNNNNNNNNNNNNNNNNNNNNNNNNNNNNNNNNNNNNNNNNNNNNNNNNNNNNNNNNNNNNNNNNNNNNNNNNNNNNNNNNNNNNNNNNNNNNNNNNNNNNNNNNNNNNNNNNNNNNNNNNNNNNNNNNNNNNNNNNNNNNNNNNNNNNNNNNNNNNNNNNNNNNNNNNNNNNNNNNNNNNNNNNNNNNNNNNNNNNNNNNNNNNNNNNNNNNNNNNNNNNNNNNNNNNNNNNNNNNNNNNNNNNNNNNNNNNNNNNNNNNNNNNNNNNNNNNNNNNNNNNNNNNNNNNNNNNNNNNNNNNNNNNNNNNNNNNNNNNNNNNNNNNNNNNNNNNNNNNNNNNNNNNNNNNNNNNNNNNNNNNNNNNNNNNNNNNNNNNNNNNNNNNNNNNNNNNNNNNNNNNNNNNNNNNNNNNNNNNNNNNNNNNNNNNNNNNNNNNNNNNNNNNNNNNNNNNNNNNNNNNNNNNNNNNNNNNNNNNNNNNNNNNNNNNNNNNNNNNNNNNNNNNNNNNNNNNNNNNNNNNNNNNNNNNNNNNNNNNNNNNNNNNNNNNNNNNNNNNNNN is from Gracilinanus agilis isolate LMUSP501 chromosome 2, AgileGrace, whole genome shotgun sequence and encodes:
- the RBP4 gene encoding retinol-binding protein 4 isoform X2, with the translated sequence MQRASALLLLLALGVCRAERDCRVDSFRVMENFDKARFSGTWYAMAKKDPEGLFLQDNIVTTFSVEPETGKMKATARGRVRLLNDWNVCADMVGTFTDTEDPAKFKMKYWGMASFLQRGNDDHWIIDTDYDTYALQYSCRLRNPDGTCADSYSFVFSRDPHGLPFRAQRVIRQRQEELCLGRQYRMIVHDGYCG
- the RBP4 gene encoding retinol-binding protein 4 isoform X1, with the protein product MSLSLVPSRTDQRNSRMQRASALLLLLALGVCRAERDCRVDSFRVMENFDKARFSGTWYAMAKKDPEGLFLQDNIVTTFSVEPETGKMKATARGRVRLLNDWNVCADMVGTFTDTEDPAKFKMKYWGMASFLQRGNDDHWIIDTDYDTYALQYSCRLRNPDGTCADSYSFVFSRDPHGLPFRAQRVIRQRQEELCLGRQYRMIVHDGYCG